The nucleotide sequence GCGGGACATTGAGCGAACCAGCTTCGCGTCGCCAATCCTGGATAACCAGCCTGGCCAGCGATAATGGGCACCGCGATCAGAATGAACGATGGGCCGTGCATCCCCGCCAGCCACAGTGTCGATGGCGGCATCCAGCATTGTGTTGACCAGTTCGGCGTCTGGATGCGTTCCAATGGACCAGCTGATGACCAGGCCATCGAAGCAATCGATGATGGGCGAGAGGTACACCTTGCCAGCCGGAATCTGGAACTCGGTAATATCCGTGAGCCACTTTTCGTTCGGGGCCTCGGCCTGGAAATCGCGATTGATAAGGTTTTCAGGTGCCGGACTGATTTCTCCAAGATAGGAACCGTACCGGCGCCGCTTTGGCTGAGCAACGACCAAGCCCTCCTGTTTCATCAACCGCTGGACGACCTTTTCAGAGATTGTAACGCACTGCCTGGCCAGCGACGCCTGTAGCCTGGGGTAGCCGTAGCAGCAGTGGTTGAGCTCGAAGATTTCATTGATGCTGTGACGAATAGCGAGGTACTTGTCCGCCATCTTCACACGGGCTCGATGGTAAAAGTACGAACTTCGTGCCAGCCCCAATTGGGCAAGCAGCTCTGGCAGCCGATAGAGATCTTTGAGGGCGTCAACCAGCAGTGTCTTCTCCCGATTGCTCAGGAGTTGCAGATCAACGCCCAAGCCTTTTTTAGGAGTTCATTGGCCCTCTTCAAGAGGTCCCGCTCGATCTGCAGTTGCCGGATGTCGCGTTGCAGGGAGTCGAGCTGACGCTCCAGCTCCTCTCGCTCTGGCGCTGCCGGTGAAGAGTTCTTGCGTTTCATGGGTGAGGGAGCCTCAGGGCCGAGTAACTGGTTTTTCCAGTTATACAATGTCGGCCTGCATACGCCGAATTTTTCAGCAACGGCCTGCACACTTTCAACCGTGTTGGAGAGGTCATCCGCAATCAGCAGCCGGCCTCCAGCGGGATCGAACGTATATGGGCCTGTCACGGAGCATCGTCGGCGCCAACCGGCCCACCCTCAGACTCCAGCCGAGTGAGCTGACGCACATCGCGACGGGTGAATTTCAACCGAACGCCAGCACCCATCCCGTCGGCCTCGTCGAGGACTACAACCCCAAAATAGTCCAGGGCGGCCTTTATCCCGGTGAATTCCTTTCCCGGCGGCACCAAAGCGCTGCCCCCAGCTTCAAGCTGCTGCAATTTGGTCAACGGCAAGCCGGCGGCGGCCGCGAAGTCACCCTGCGGCACTCCTGCCAATACCCGGGCTGCCGCAATCAGGCGACCGGTAATCTTATCCTTAACCACATCGATCTCCTCAGGCGGAGCTAGTCAGGCGTTCAGCGGACGCGCTCTCATTCCCGCTCTTGCCACTAAATTTTAGATGGCCGTGTAGCCACCGTCGACAAGGTAGTAACTGCCGCTCACGAACGAAGCGTCATCCGAAAGCAGGAACCGCACCACTTTTGCCACTTCGTCCGCCTTGCCCAGACGACCGAGAGGATGGCGGGCAATCAGCTGTGTGCGAAAATCGTCGGGAAGGTTCGCCAGAAGCGGGGTGTCGATATAGGCGGGTCCCACACAGTTGATCCGCAACCCTTGAGGTCCGTACTCGGCGGCCGCGTTCTTGGTCAGCCCGACTACGCCGTGCTTGGCAGCGGTGTAGGCACTGTTGCCAATTGCCGCGACGGTTCCATGGATCGAGGCCATGTTTACGATGGCGCCTTGCGTCGCCCCGGCCTTGAGCATCGACGGTATCTGAAACCGCATGCCGTAGAGGACGCCATTGAGGTTTATGTCGATGACCCGGTTCCAGTCCTCGAGGTCGATCTCGCCCGTGGGGGCCGCCTTGCCGCCGATACCGGCATTGTTCACTGCATAGTTCAATTTGCCATAGGTGCGGAGTGCAAACTCTACAGTCTCGCGGTTGTCGTCAATGGAAGCGCTGTCTGCCTTGAAGGGAGATGCCTTACCGCCACTTGCGACAATCTCGTCCGCAACCCGTTGAGCCGCGCTCTCACTGATATCGGCGAGCACCACCTGCGCACCAAGCCCGGCCAACTCCCTGGCAATGGCTTCACCGATGCCGGAGCCGGCGCCAGTAACCAAGGCAACTTTACCATCGAACGACATCGTTATGCTCCTTCTATGTGAAACCGGTACTTCTTGCTGGGTGAGACAGGGCTAGCCTACTTCTCTCGGAAACGCCGTATAGACTTGTTCGATGAACTGGTGGAACGACACCATGTAGTCTCGCAGGAACTGCTCGGTATCCGGATTCGAGACGTTGCCATCATCATCCACCAGATCGGGTGCGAAGTGAATACAGGCCTCGATGGCGCTCATCTGGGGGAGTTGCAGAAGCTCAGCACACTGCGCAGGCTTTGCTGTGCTACCGCAGTACCAATGGCGCCAATCGAAGCGCCGATGACAGCGGGAGGTTTACGGGTAAAGGAGTTCTGCTCCCAAGGCCGGCTCGCCCAATCGATGGCGTTTTTCAATCCGCCTGGAATGGAGCGATTGTACTCGGGGGTTACGAACAGAACTGCGTCCGCGTCGGCGATCGCCTGCTTCAGCGCGAGGGCGGATGGTGGGTAATCAGCATCGTAGTCCTGGCTGTATAGCGGCAAATCCTTGATCGGGATTTCACGAAGCTCAAGCGCATCGGGTGCCAGCTTCACCAAGGCGGCTGCCAGTTTGCGGTTAATGGACGTCGAGGACAGGCTGCCGACGAAATAGCCAACTGTGAAGGTGCTCACGGTCGTTCTCCTGCTGGGTGGAGACAGGACAACGCTGTCACAGCAGGATGGCTCCCGAGACGAGTGGCGCCCGTGTGCGGTTAATCGCCAGCTGATGGGCAAAATGTCACATCCGGCCGCCCTGTGAACACTGCATCATAGAATTACTTCTTGAATTCATTCATCCTACAAAACGCAGTATACTGATATCTATTGTTAAACGTGCAAATCCTGCCGTGGCGGTTGAATGCACCGACCCCTCACATACTTGAATCTATTTCAAAAAACCCTATATATGTTTCGCAACACTGATAGTTGATGTTCATCCAGTGGAGAAAATCATGGGAACCAGAGATTTCGAGAGACCGATCTTTTTTCGTACTGATGAGGGGCGCCCGGGGAATTTCAGGGCCGACAATGCTTCTGATGCGCTGAGCTATATGGAGCGGTTCTGGTCCGGGGCGCGAACACGCGAATTCAGGAGAGCTTATGCGATCTGCGAGAGCGCTCTGAAGAATCTCGCCTCCGCAGAATCCGCTCGCGGCTATGTCGTCGCAGCGGCCGAACAGGCCGGCATTCTCGACCGCCCGAAGATGCTCGCAATGGCAAGGTCTGCACGTCGTCAGGTGGCGTAGGGATGGCCGAGCGGAGGGCGCCGGCACGCTAAGCGGCCAACCGCCACAATCATCAATACCAACGGCCCGGCTGGCGACCCCGGGACCCTATTCGGAAAGGACAAGCTCATGCAAATCAATCATCCAACGACGCTCACCCTGGACGATCACGCTCAGCTAGAGCAGTTGATGTGCACCCTGACCGGCAGAAGAGACGACTTTGCAGCGCTAGTGCGTCGTAAATTGGAGTCCGCGGTGATCATCCGCCCCGAAGACGCGGATGATCACCTGGTGACCAGCGGTAGGCACGTGCGATATAGGGTTAATGGCGAGGGGGCCAAGGAACACGTTATCTCCTGGAACCTGGCACCTACCGGTGGCGTGTCCACACTCTCACTACAGGACAGCCGCGGACTGGCCTTGCTAGGGTTGCGCGTTGGGCAGAGCATGTCCCTTCCCATGGATACTGGTCGCATGACCATCAAGGTGGAAAACGTCGCGCTCACTCACGGTCGCGCACCGGTGGAAGGCAACTCCCCCTCATTGCCGCTACGAGCCGAAAGCCTGGGTTCAACACTGGAATTTGCCGGGCGTCGATTCCTGCGCACTCTGAAGCATGGTTTTGCGCGCATGCAGAAGGGGCGGACGGAGTCTGTACTGCTACGACTGAGCGATGCGACCCTAAGGGACATCGGAATCACACGAGGTGAGATTCCACATGTTGCCGGTATCGTGGCGGGCCTCGTACCGGCCTCGGATCATGGAAAGGGGAGTGCTCCTAGGAAGAGGCGCCGCAACTCCGTGACCTCACGAAGCCGCCCCCTTACCCACTCCGTGCGTGAACAACGAGTGACGATGGCAAGGACAAAAGACAACGGAAATACCTCCGTCGACGCAGTCAATGCGAACGCCCGTCAACATGCCAGGCCGTAATTCCAGATGGCTTGAATGTCCGGCATCAGCGCCTATGTCCCAGAATTGGGTTTGATCGTTAAGGAGAGTTCTGGTCTCGTCTGATTGACGAAAGACACCAGAATGACGACGAAAACCACGAAGACGAAGAAGCCCGCCGAGCAGGTGGTCAAGAACATCCGCCGGGCGACGCGGCGGCATTTTTCTGCCGAGGACAAGATCCGTATTGTTCTCGATGGGCTCCGCGGCGAAGACAGCATTGCCGAGCTGTGCCGGCGCGAAGGCATTGCCCAGAGCCTTTATTACACCTGGTCGAAAGAGTTCATGGAGGCTGGTAAGCGCCGTCTGGCTGGCGATACGGCGCGTGCGGCGACCAGTGACGAGGTCAAGGACCTGCGTCGTGAGGCGAGTGCGCTCAAGGAGTGCGTTGCCGACCTGACCCTGGAAAACCGCCTGCTCAAAAAAAGCATGCTGGGGGATGGGGAAGACCAAGAATGAGGTATCCCGCAGCCGAAAAGCTAGAGATCATCCGACTATAGTCTGAGGCCTTCGTCAAAACCCTGAAAAGGGACTACGCCTCAACCGTTATCCTCCCAGACGCCGAGACTATCCTGGCCTTGCTGCCCGAATGGATCGACGATTACTGTGAGGTCCACCCGCACTCCGGGCTCAAGTATCGCTCACCACGCGAGTTCCTGCGCCTCAGTGCCTAAACCCAACCGCCGCCTGTCCGGCGAAACGGGGTCCACTCCACTAGGCGCCTCCCGAGGGCATTCCATCCCCATGGGAGGAACGGGAATGGCACTTTCATGGATCGCCAGAGGCGCAGCCAGCGCAGAGCGCGGGCGCCGGCTGATGCAACTCAGGGGCGTGACGCCCAACGGACACCCTCTCTGGGCGCCGTGGGAGGTAGATCCGGTCCTGAGCAGATACCCCGACTATCGATCGATCTTCCCGCTTTTGCAGCGCCGCACAAGGCCGGCGACCTACGGCAAGGCGGGACGGCTGGGCGTGACGAAGCCGCGGGGAAAGCCGTGGGCCGATCCGAACGAGATATGGCGGCTGAAGATCTACGCCAACGGAACGAAGGCGGAGATACTGGCAGCGTTCCCTGGCAGGACGTGGGGAGCGATTGCAAATGCGGCCCGGAAGCGAGGCTACCGCCGGCCAAAACCGCAGCCGGCGCCTTCGGGCATCGTCATCATCGACCAGATCCTCGAGCGTGCGGCCAAGCAGGGCTGGAAGCTCTCTGAATTGGATGCGGCTTGCAGGAAGAAGGGCTATTTCAGTCATAAGCGATGGAAGGCCCATGTAGACCCACCGGTCATCAAACGAGCCGTTCATGCTCTTGGCGGCACAGTTCGAGCTCGCTTCCCGGAAACGCTTGGTGAGAGCCATGTGTAAGCCATACGCGCCTTGGGAAGATGATCTCATCACGAACCATTACTCGACCTTTGGAGCGAGCTACATAGCGGAGCGCTTGGGACGAACTCCGGCCGCTATCCGGGCGCGGGCGGGTATACTCGGGGCTAGAACAAAGGTCTTCGCGTGGACACTTCGTGAAGACAACATACTGCGTGACTGCCATCCTAACTTGAAGAGGGCGGCAACGCTGCTGCCCAATCGGACCCGTTGGGCTATTCGTGGCAGGGCTACTTCGCTCGGCCTCTCCCGTCAGAAGCTGTGGACTAGAGATCAAGAAGCACTGCTTAGCAAGGCAACCCGGTACTGCAGCGATGTGCAACTTGCCGAGATCTTGGGACGCACTCCTGGCGCCATAAAGCTCAGGAGAAATGAGCTACGCAGTCTGCGTGTGCCCAGAAAGGAGAGCACGGTGCCAGTTGTCCGCGATGTAGTTCGCGAGGCAAAGCGGCGAGGCGTGAAGCTGACCAAATTGACGAAGGCGCTCAAGTGCGGGCGCGTCGATCCCGCTGACGACTGATCGCCCTTGAACTTCAGCGCCGTCGCCAAGGTCACCGAGGCATTCGGCGGGCATCTCTATGCCGAGTGGGATGACTAGCGGCCTGGCTCACGCCAGAGCGGTTCAATCAGATGATGGCGGCTTAGAGCTTGTCTGCTTCCTCAGCCCAGCACTTGATCACGAGCTTCAGTTGGACTGCCGCGCGAGCCTTGCCGTCGTCGAAGCTCTCGCCGCGCTTGCACACTGTCTGAATAGGGATGAGCCCGACGCGTTCATTGCCCGGACCATTAAGCGAAAAGTTGTAGAAGGCGATATCGCCGGCTAACCGCATATCAACAAATTCGATGGTCGGCATAACTTCCCCCATGGAGTAGAGCCTAGACTGAATTTCTCATGGATTAGACGCTGCTGTCGAGAGAACTTTTAGGATCGACCCAAAACACCCCTGTTACTCGCTCAATCAATCACACTTTTCTAGAACACGCCGTAACGGGACATTTTAGGCCTCCAAGCGTGATGGCGTCATCTGTGTCGTGATTCTGGTGAAGGCGCATCTGAAGCGCGGCGGCGCCAGCCATACTCAAATTCATGTCGCATATATGTTGCATGGATTCGCCGGGGGTCTTTCGAAATGCCCGGAAATCCTCGGTATTCAGACGCAACACGGATGCGACATGAAAGGCGCCCGGGCAACGCTAGCGAACCCAGTAATAGATTGATTTTGCAGGGGAATTTCTGGTGCCGGCAGCAGGGTTCGAACCCGCGACCCCCTGATTACAAATCAGGTGCTCTACCAACTGAGCTATACCGGCATCTATGAATCACCCTACCGGAAAACGGTTAATATGTCTCTAATCCTTGGATTTCCGGGGGATTTTAACCCTGATCCTTGTTCACGGCTTGCTCCACTAGCGGATAGCTGATGGATTGAGCGGCGTCCCAGCCGCGTCCCAGAGAATATCCATGCCGACTCTCATCACCAAGGCCATCGTAGAGAAAGCAAGAGCCGACCAACTCCGCGGCGCGGCCGAGTATCAGATGACAGACGCTCGTGTTCAGGGCCTCGAGCTGCGCGTCCGCCCGCGTGGCGTGATGTGGAACTTCCGGCGAAAGGTCGCGGGCACAAGCTACCGGCTGGCCATGGCCTCGGTGGACCTGCTCTCCATCGCCGAGGCCCGGCAAGTCGCCACCGATGCTTCGGCCGTTGCCCGGGCTGGCGGCGTGCTGGACCAAGAATGGATGACTTGCCGGCTCGTTGAGCTCGGGAAGATCGAGGCAGCCCCGGAGCCAGAGCTGGTGCTGATGACGTTTGCCCAGGGCAGAACCGCGTATCTGGAGATGGTCGAGGCTGCCAAGTCCAAAGGTACCTTCGACGACTATCGCCAGACGCTCAATCACCCGAAACTAGCTTGCCTAGATGATCGCCAGCTACATACGATCAGTCGCGAAGAGCTCGCGGAGATTGTCAAAGAGGTCCACACCGACGGATATGAGACACAGGCTGATCATTTCTGCCGAGTAATTCGACCATTCTGGAAATGGCTGGAGAGCGATGCGGAGGTCCGGAAAACTGGCGTCACGCCCGGCATCATGGACCGGCTCCGGCCACCACCACGAACCCGTATCGACGAAGATGACGAGGATGATGATGATGAGCGAGGCACATACGTCCCCAGCGTGACAGAGATGGCGGAGGCTATCTTGGCCGCTCGCGTCGCTTACGAGCCAGCCTATGCCGGCGCAATCGAGATGTTAGTGTGGACCGTCCAGCGCCGGCGGGCAATCGTTGAAGCTCGGATTACG is from Devosia sp. SD17-2 and encodes:
- a CDS encoding XRE family transcriptional regulator, which codes for MVKDKITGRLIAAARVLAGVPQGDFAAAAGLPLTKLQQLEAGGSALVPPGKEFTGIKAALDYFGVVVLDEADGMGAGVRLKFTRRDVRQLTRLESEGGPVGADDAP
- a CDS encoding SDR family NAD(P)-dependent oxidoreductase codes for the protein MTMSFDGKVALVTGAGSGIGEAIARELAGLGAQVVLADISESAAQRVADEIVASGGKASPFKADSASIDDNRETVEFALRTYGKLNYAVNNAGIGGKAAPTGEIDLEDWNRVIDINLNGVLYGMRFQIPSMLKAGATQGAIVNMASIHGTVAAIGNSAYTAAKHGVVGLTKNAAAEYGPQGLRINCVGPAYIDTPLLANLPDDFRTQLIARHPLGRLGKADEVAKVVRFLLSDDASFVSGSYYLVDGGYTAI
- a CDS encoding DUF982 domain-containing protein, with the translated sequence MGTRDFERPIFFRTDEGRPGNFRADNASDALSYMERFWSGARTREFRRAYAICESALKNLASAESARGYVVAAAEQAGILDRPKMLAMARSARRQVA
- a CDS encoding DUF1127 domain-containing protein, with amino-acid sequence MQINHPTTLTLDDHAQLEQLMCTLTGRRDDFAALVRRKLESAVIIRPEDADDHLVTSGRHVRYRVNGEGAKEHVISWNLAPTGGVSTLSLQDSRGLALLGLRVGQSMSLPMDTGRMTIKVENVALTHGRAPVEGNSPSLPLRAESLGSTLEFAGRRFLRTLKHGFARMQKGRTESVLLRLSDATLRDIGITRGEIPHVAGIVAGLVPASDHGKGSAPRKRRRNSVTSRSRPLTHSVREQRVTMARTKDNGNTSVDAVNANARQHARP
- a CDS encoding integrase family protein, which gives rise to MPTLITKAIVEKARADQLRGAAEYQMTDARVQGLELRVRPRGVMWNFRRKVAGTSYRLAMASVDLLSIAEARQVATDASAVARAGGVLDQEWMTCRLVELGKIEAAPEPELVLMTFAQGRTAYLEMVEAAKSKGTFDDYRQTLNHPKLACLDDRQLHTISREELAEIVKEVHTDGYETQADHFCRVIRPFWKWLESDAEVRKTGVTPGIMDRLRPPPRTRIDEDDEDDDDERGTYVPSVTEMAEAILAARVAYEPAYAGAIEMLVWTVQRRRAIVEARITDFEPLADGKRGLWKVPASSRKGRKKNGKAKRPHVVPLPEPVWECFLKAARARGDAGSQWLFPAKSKSGHISESTLTHYLSYLPNVKASPHDMRRGFGTHGEALLGLLRAETDFILDHEDEPLRAAEVTHRSQTQASTMTGSSYALHDGTHRTWKIMDAWVDLLQPEMARVYADRPGLFSDWWVKGEVAKNKKLLKSERNRHMDTHLVPTGLTIEAVLKGSRFLAAE